Proteins encoded together in one Coffea arabica cultivar ET-39 chromosome 2c, Coffea Arabica ET-39 HiFi, whole genome shotgun sequence window:
- the LOC113726706 gene encoding G-box-binding factor 4 isoform X1, translating to MASSKVMSSTSPANPDLPRHSTSTATTSSTCSTSTTGLLQHSSAVFHPPPPPHQQPQAHHHLLHHSDDHSFGSMNMEEILKNIYSDPDTLASAVDGDGSLPAVGAGRNNNVGEVGSKTVDEVWKEIVSGGGAAAGGGGGSHEPRMTLEDFLTKAGAVSEEDVRVPGVSSPAPPPVPAPAVGVGGGGGYGMEAIMNAAASGVQFPPVVHMQNAPGGFGMESQLGFGNRMVPAGAAGQIRAGAGGTGGGSGSGRGKRRAPPVEDVALDKATQQKQRRMIKNRESAARSRERKQAYTVELEALVTQLEEENARLLKEEADQKKKRFKQMAYFTPLLLVEVKCISALVFMIFSMQLMENLIPVVEQQRPPRVLRRVQSMSWISKKRRSGAGEIA from the exons ATGGCGTCGTCGAAGGTGATGTCGTCTACATCACCGGCCAATCCGGATCTGCCACGCCACTCCACCTCCACCGCCACCACCTCCTCCACTTGTTCTACTAGTACTACTGGTCTTTTACAACATTCTTCTGCTGTTTtccatcctcctcctcctcctcatcaacAACCCCAAGCCCACCACCATCTCCTCCATCACTCTGATGATCACTCCTTTGGCTCCATGAATATGGAGGAAATTCTCAAAAATATTTATTCCGACCCTGACACTCTCGCCTCCGCCGTCGACGGCGACGGCTCTCTTCCCGCCGTCGGAGCTGGGAGAAATAATAATGTCGGGGAAGTTGGGAGTAAGACGGTGGACGAGGTCTGGAAGGAGATTGTCAGCGGCGGAGGAGCAGCAGCAGGAGGAGGAGGTGGGAGTCATGAGCCGAGGATGACATTGGAGGATTTTCTGACCAAGGCCGGAGCTGTGAGCGAGGAGGATGTTAGGGTCCCCGGGGTTTCTTCTCCGGCTCCGCCGCCGGTGCCTGCTCCGGCAGTTGGTGTTGGTGGAGGAGGAGGTTATGGAATGGAGGCGATCATGAATGCGGCGGCCTCTGGGGTTCAATTTCCCCCCGTGGTGCACATGCAGAATGCGCCGGGGGGTTTTGGTATGGAGTCACAACTGGGGTTTGGAAATAGGATGGTGCCAGCTGGGGCTGCGGGCCAGATAAGAGCAGGTGCAGGAGGGACTGGTGGTGGTAGTGGAAGTGGGAGAGGGAAAAGGAGGGCGCCACCGGTGGAGGACGTGGCGCTTGATAAGGCTACGCAGCAGAAGCAGAGGAGGATGATCAAGAATAGAGAGTCTGCTGCAAGGTCTAGAGAACGCAAACAG gCTTATACTGTGGAGCTGGAGGCACTAGTGACGCAATTGGAGGAGGAAAATGCAAGGCTTTTAAAAGAAGAG GctgaccaaaaaaagaaaaggtttaAGCAG ATGGCGTATTTTACTCCTTTGTTGCTTGTGGAGGTGAAATGCATATCTGCGTtggttttcatgattttcagcATGCAG CTTATGGAAAACTTGATTCCAGTTGTGGAGCAGCAAAGACCACCAAGAGTTTTGCGGAGAGTGCAGTCAATGAGCTG GATTAGTAAGAAGAGGCGTTCTGGTGCGGGGGAAATTGCTTGA
- the LOC113726706 gene encoding bZIP transcription factor 12 isoform X2: protein MASSKVMSSTSPANPDLPRHSTSTATTSSTCSTSTTGLLQHSSAVFHPPPPPHQQPQAHHHLLHHSDDHSFGSMNMEEILKNIYSDPDTLASAVDGDGSLPAVGAGRNNNVGEVGSKTVDEVWKEIVSGGGAAAGGGGGSHEPRMTLEDFLTKAGAVSEEDVRVPGVSSPAPPPVPAPAVGVGGGGGYGMEAIMNAAASGVQFPPVVHMQNAPGGFGMESQLGFGNRMVPAGAAGQIRAGAGGTGGGSGSGRGKRRAPPVEDVALDKATQQKQRRMIKNRESAARSRERKQAYTVELEALVTQLEEENARLLKEEADQKKKRFKQLMENLIPVVEQQRPPRVLRRVQSMSWISKKRRSGAGEIA from the exons ATGGCGTCGTCGAAGGTGATGTCGTCTACATCACCGGCCAATCCGGATCTGCCACGCCACTCCACCTCCACCGCCACCACCTCCTCCACTTGTTCTACTAGTACTACTGGTCTTTTACAACATTCTTCTGCTGTTTtccatcctcctcctcctcctcatcaacAACCCCAAGCCCACCACCATCTCCTCCATCACTCTGATGATCACTCCTTTGGCTCCATGAATATGGAGGAAATTCTCAAAAATATTTATTCCGACCCTGACACTCTCGCCTCCGCCGTCGACGGCGACGGCTCTCTTCCCGCCGTCGGAGCTGGGAGAAATAATAATGTCGGGGAAGTTGGGAGTAAGACGGTGGACGAGGTCTGGAAGGAGATTGTCAGCGGCGGAGGAGCAGCAGCAGGAGGAGGAGGTGGGAGTCATGAGCCGAGGATGACATTGGAGGATTTTCTGACCAAGGCCGGAGCTGTGAGCGAGGAGGATGTTAGGGTCCCCGGGGTTTCTTCTCCGGCTCCGCCGCCGGTGCCTGCTCCGGCAGTTGGTGTTGGTGGAGGAGGAGGTTATGGAATGGAGGCGATCATGAATGCGGCGGCCTCTGGGGTTCAATTTCCCCCCGTGGTGCACATGCAGAATGCGCCGGGGGGTTTTGGTATGGAGTCACAACTGGGGTTTGGAAATAGGATGGTGCCAGCTGGGGCTGCGGGCCAGATAAGAGCAGGTGCAGGAGGGACTGGTGGTGGTAGTGGAAGTGGGAGAGGGAAAAGGAGGGCGCCACCGGTGGAGGACGTGGCGCTTGATAAGGCTACGCAGCAGAAGCAGAGGAGGATGATCAAGAATAGAGAGTCTGCTGCAAGGTCTAGAGAACGCAAACAG gCTTATACTGTGGAGCTGGAGGCACTAGTGACGCAATTGGAGGAGGAAAATGCAAGGCTTTTAAAAGAAGAG GctgaccaaaaaaagaaaaggtttaAGCAG CTTATGGAAAACTTGATTCCAGTTGTGGAGCAGCAAAGACCACCAAGAGTTTTGCGGAGAGTGCAGTCAATGAGCTG GATTAGTAAGAAGAGGCGTTCTGGTGCGGGGGAAATTGCTTGA
- the LOC113726706 gene encoding bZIP transcription factor 12 isoform X3, protein MASSKVMSSTSPANPDLPRHSTSTATTSSTCSTSTTGLLQHSSAVFHPPPPPHQQPQAHHHLLHHSDDHSFGSMNMEEILKNIYSDPDTLASAVDGDGSLPAVGAGRNNNVGEVGSKTVDEVWKEIVSGGGAAAGGGGGSHEPRMTLEDFLTKAGAVSEEDVRVPGVSSPAPPPVPAPAVGVGGGGGYGMEAIMNAAASGVQFPPVVHMQNAPGGFGMESQLGFGNRMVPAGAAGQIRAGAGGTGGGSGSGRGKRRAPPVEDVALDKATQQKQRRMIKNRESAARSRERKQAYTVELEALVTQLEEENARLLKEEADQKKKRFKQLMENLIPVVEQQRPPRVLRRVQSMSW, encoded by the exons ATGGCGTCGTCGAAGGTGATGTCGTCTACATCACCGGCCAATCCGGATCTGCCACGCCACTCCACCTCCACCGCCACCACCTCCTCCACTTGTTCTACTAGTACTACTGGTCTTTTACAACATTCTTCTGCTGTTTtccatcctcctcctcctcctcatcaacAACCCCAAGCCCACCACCATCTCCTCCATCACTCTGATGATCACTCCTTTGGCTCCATGAATATGGAGGAAATTCTCAAAAATATTTATTCCGACCCTGACACTCTCGCCTCCGCCGTCGACGGCGACGGCTCTCTTCCCGCCGTCGGAGCTGGGAGAAATAATAATGTCGGGGAAGTTGGGAGTAAGACGGTGGACGAGGTCTGGAAGGAGATTGTCAGCGGCGGAGGAGCAGCAGCAGGAGGAGGAGGTGGGAGTCATGAGCCGAGGATGACATTGGAGGATTTTCTGACCAAGGCCGGAGCTGTGAGCGAGGAGGATGTTAGGGTCCCCGGGGTTTCTTCTCCGGCTCCGCCGCCGGTGCCTGCTCCGGCAGTTGGTGTTGGTGGAGGAGGAGGTTATGGAATGGAGGCGATCATGAATGCGGCGGCCTCTGGGGTTCAATTTCCCCCCGTGGTGCACATGCAGAATGCGCCGGGGGGTTTTGGTATGGAGTCACAACTGGGGTTTGGAAATAGGATGGTGCCAGCTGGGGCTGCGGGCCAGATAAGAGCAGGTGCAGGAGGGACTGGTGGTGGTAGTGGAAGTGGGAGAGGGAAAAGGAGGGCGCCACCGGTGGAGGACGTGGCGCTTGATAAGGCTACGCAGCAGAAGCAGAGGAGGATGATCAAGAATAGAGAGTCTGCTGCAAGGTCTAGAGAACGCAAACAG gCTTATACTGTGGAGCTGGAGGCACTAGTGACGCAATTGGAGGAGGAAAATGCAAGGCTTTTAAAAGAAGAG GctgaccaaaaaaagaaaaggtttaAGCAG CTTATGGAAAACTTGATTCCAGTTGTGGAGCAGCAAAGACCACCAAGAGTTTTGCGGAGAGTGCAGTCAATGAGCTGGTAG